The Lutibacter profundi genome includes a region encoding these proteins:
- a CDS encoding M23 family metallopeptidase: MAKVKYYYDSDTLSYQKIKIKKRDKLKNFLLTIISAFIFMILGFVVFTPFFESPKEKELSRELEFVKLNEELHSKKIVQLESILKEIQDRDNNIYRLYFEVNPIPEERRKAGFGGINRYKALEGFDNSEMIIDVTKNMDILSKQLYIQSKSLDEIVNLAENKEKLLAAIPAIQPVKKEDLTRMASGFGWRTDPFTKARKKHYGMDFSAPSGTPIYATGDGIVKRADQRASGFGKHIEIDHGFGYITLYAHLSKYNVRRGQHVKRGDLIGFVGTTGRSQGPHLHYEVHKNGRKINPINFYYGNLSPEEFEAMQKAAQIEGQSLD, from the coding sequence ATGGCGAAAGTAAAATATTATTACGATTCAGATACGCTTTCTTATCAAAAGATTAAGATTAAAAAAAGAGATAAACTTAAAAACTTTTTACTAACAATTATTTCGGCTTTTATATTTATGATTTTGGGATTTGTAGTTTTTACACCTTTTTTTGAATCACCAAAAGAGAAAGAACTTAGTAGAGAATTAGAGTTTGTAAAATTAAATGAGGAATTACACAGTAAAAAAATAGTTCAACTTGAAAGTATTTTAAAAGAAATTCAGGATAGAGATAATAATATTTATCGGTTGTATTTTGAAGTGAACCCAATACCTGAAGAACGGAGAAAAGCAGGTTTTGGAGGTATTAATAGATACAAAGCATTAGAAGGGTTTGATAATTCAGAAATGATTATTGATGTTACTAAAAATATGGATATTTTATCTAAGCAATTGTATATTCAATCAAAGTCATTGGATGAAATTGTTAATTTGGCTGAAAATAAAGAGAAGTTACTGGCTGCAATCCCCGCTATACAACCTGTTAAAAAAGAAGACTTAACACGTATGGCTTCTGGTTTTGGTTGGAGAACCGATCCGTTTACAAAAGCTAGAAAAAAACATTATGGAATGGATTTTTCGGCACCAAGTGGAACTCCTATTTATGCAACTGGAGATGGTATAGTAAAAAGAGCCGATCAAAGAGCCTCTGGCTTTGGTAAACATATTGAGATAGACCATGGATTTGGATATATTACGTTGTATGCACATTTAAGTAAATATAATGTTAGAAGAGGGCAACATGTTAAACGAGGTGATTTAATTGGATTTGTAGGTACAACCGGTCGTTCTCAAGGCCCCCATTTACATTACGAAGTTCATAAAAATGGCAGAAAAATAAACCCTATTAATTTTTACTATGGAAACTTATCTCCTGAAGAATTTGAAGCAATGCAAAAAGCAGCTCAAATTGAAGGACAATCATTAGACTAA
- a CDS encoding MerR family transcriptional regulator produces the protein MHINLPKKRYYKIGEVAKAFGLNTSHIRFWEKEFDILKPKKNKKGNRLFTEEDLKNLKLIYHLVKEKGFTLEGAKSKMKENPKNIKNNLDIIIRLEAIKAKLIKIKDQING, from the coding sequence ATGCATATAAATTTACCTAAAAAAAGATACTATAAAATTGGAGAAGTAGCCAAGGCATTTGGGTTAAACACTTCTCATATTCGGTTTTGGGAAAAAGAATTTGATATTTTAAAACCAAAAAAGAATAAGAAAGGAAATAGATTATTTACCGAAGAAGATCTCAAAAATTTAAAGTTAATCTATCATCTAGTTAAAGAGAAAGGATTTACCCTAGAAGGTGCTAAAAGTAAAATGAAAGAGAATCCGAAAAATATTAAAAATAACCTTGACATTATTATACGTCTAGAGGCCATTAAAGCAAAACTCATTAAAATAAAAGATCAGATTAATGGATAA